The DNA region TTTTTTCTCACCGACAACACCAAATATCCCTTTACCTCTTTTGCATTACGCTTTGTCCAGCAGGAGCAGGACTCACAGCAATATGTAGACTTATCCGCCTATACCCGAGCAAAGTTTTATATCACATGCAATCCTGCTAATATTTTATCATTCACAATCTACAGTTTTGATGAGGCAATCAGCAGGGAAGCGGATCTATCCAGCTTGCGAATCCTCTCGACCTACTTTGCCTGCACACCGCAACAAGATGCAATTGAAATACAACTTGGCCAACTGGAAACACCCGAATGGTGGCTCGCACTCAATACCAATCTGGCCAATCGCAATTACTCCCTGAAAAAAACCTCGTCAATCACATTTGGTAATTCAACACAAAGCCCACTGGGTACATCATCCCATGTGCTTATCAGCAATCTGGTACTGGAAGGAAGAAACTGGACCCCTATTCTTATCGGCATCATTGGTGTAAGTATTATCTGGGGCATTTTTGCCTGGTGGGTGATTAAAGAATATACCGGGGCATTGATGAAACATGTGCAAGAGCGAATTGCCAAAGACACTCCATTTGTCGCTTACCAACAACTGTCCATAGAACCACACAAAGATAAAGAGCGTAACGCCTTATTAAAGTTTATGGTCACCGAATATCCAAATCCTGATTTGGGCATGGATCTTGCGATCAAACAGTTGGGTATTAATCGCTCCAAGATTAATGATATTTTAAAAAGCGAAGTTGGCCTTACCTTCAATACCTATCTGAACAAACTGCGCCTGACCGAAGCCGCGCGTTTATTAAGTAATAATGCTAATATCAATGTCGCCGAAGTTGCTTATTCGGTAGGCTATAACAATGTGTCTTATTTTAATCGGCTATTTAAAAGCGAATACCGCTGTACTCCCAAGGTTTTTCGATCACTGACAGTGAATAAAGACATAGTCTCCGAATAACAAAAGCCTGGTGCAGCGCCGCATGTTGCTCACATAATGACTGATAACTTCGTCTCATTTTTCAGTGCCACATCCAGAAATAAAATAATAAAAATAGATTAAATTCTTGCACAAACTGCCTGAATCAAATCTTTTAGCATTTTCTTTTAGATCACGAATAACTTCACCCCTACTCTGAGATTGCTTTGCAGTATCTTTTCGATACTTGCCAGGCAACTATAAAAAATTTACCCCGAAGAGTTGCTCACGATTGGCCCATCTTCTCTCCTGAACCAATTGCCTGATTTCACCTGTCCCGATCAATCACAACATTTCCATCACGCCCTGCCGCTGATCCACGTACAAAAGTGATAACAGGTTCCGGATTGATGCAAAGACACGATGTATCTGCGACAAACAGACAATGGCCAGCGGGCGGGCTACTACCAGCCGGACAAGTCAACCATCTTCAGGGAATTATTGGTCAACACACCATCATGAGGATATTTTCTATGCCTAATGCATTAGCGCTGATGCGCAACCTGCGGCGCAACCTCCGATTGGCCACAGCGGCTACCGGCGTTTCAATAGCCCTGGCAACTTTTGCACCACAGAGTATGGCGGCCTGCCAATATCAGGTGAGCAGCGAATGGGGGAGCGGTTTTGTTGCCAGCATCCGCATCACCAATGACACCAATACAACGGTCAATAACTGGAATGTTAACTGGACCTACAATGGCAGCAGCCGTGTCAGTAGTTCGTGGAATGCCAATGTCTCCGGTTCAAACCCCTACAGTGCAACAGGCGTCAGCTGGAACGCCAGCATCGCGCCGGGACAAACCGTTGAATTTGGTATTCAGGGCACAGGGGCGGCAGAAATTCCCGCGCTCACCGGTAGTCTGTGCAGCCCGTCGAACAGCAGCACCAGCCTGTCGTCCAGTAGTAGCTCATCCAGTGCAGCCAATAATGCAACGACTATCCTGATCCAGGAAAATGCCACCGGCTTTTGTCGCGCTGACGGCACCATCGACAATGACCATAGCGGTTACACAGGGCCAGGTTTTGCCAATACACCCAATACCGCCGGTGCGTCTATTGAATGGAGCGTCAATATAATCACGGCCGGCACCTATAGGCTGGAATGGCGTTTCGCCAATGGCGGTGCCAACGCAAGACCCGGCTCGATTCTTCTCAACGGCAATGCGGTGGGAACAGCCAGTTTTGATCCCTCCGGCGGCTGGGCCACCTGGACGACTGCCGGTGCAAACATCACCTTGACTGCCGGTGTACATCGTATTCGCCTGCAGGCAACCACCGGTGAAGGCCTCGCCAATATTGACTCACTGGCACTGACCGGGGCTAATGCCAGCGCAGCAAACTGTGCCTCGGTCTCTTCCAGTAGTGTCTCTTCCAACAGCAGCTCATCCAGCTCGGCAACAGGCGTGACTATGCGCCGCCCACTCTCACCGAGCCAGCCGATGTTTATGGTGCATATCGATACCTGGAATTCTGCTGATCCCCAGAAAATTATCGACCTGATTCCCGCCGACATCCGACCTTATGTGGTAATGGTCATTTCCATGTCTATTTACCATGAAGGTGCAAATGGCAATCAGTGCCGGTGGCTCCAGGTAGAAAATGGTATAGAGACTGCAAGGTCCTGGATAAAAACCGCCGCAGAAAATAACATCTGGGCGATGGTGCAACCCTCTAGCGGCGGCTTTACCCATTTCCCCGACTACGGCCCTAATGCCGATCTTGAATCGACAATTTATGGCGAACTGTTCCGCGACTATCCCAATTTCCTTGGCATCAATTACGCAGAGCAATTCTGGGGCTTTGATGAAGACTGCTCACCTTCCCCACAGCAACGCTGGGAACATTGGGCAAACTTGTTAAAACTCTCCAATAAATATGGTGGTTACCTGGCCGTTAGTTTCACCGGGGGATTCTGGGGTGCCAGCATTAACCCTATGGCCATGGCCAAACGCAATTCAACCTTTGAGTCTGCACTCAAGTCTTATTCGAACCATTTCATCATCCAGGAAAAATTCACCATGCCCTATGGTTTCCATGACATAGAGAGTGTGAGTTTAGGGATGTACCTGTCCGGTTTTGCGGGCCACTACGGTATTCGTACTGACAGAACCGGCTGGCAAAATGTGGATGGCAGCGATAAATACCCCGTAGCTGCTGGTTCACCACACCTGATAGAACACCTGACCTTTACCGGGCAAACTGTTTTCGACGGACCTGAGTTGATTTGGCTGGATACCATCAGGGGCTTATCCAATGGCAGTACCTCGGATGGTTACACCACCAGACGCTGGGAGCTTTTCCCGCAGTTTAAAAATATTCAACTGGATATTTATCGCAAAATTCTCGACGGTTCATTACGGATCCTGGATCGCAAAGAAGTTATCGATCGCACCAAGGTTGTTATCGTCAACGATATGAATACCGGTGATGACCGCGTGCGCTATGCCTCCCCCGAAACACTCTTCACGGGACTCTATCTGCTGGATGACGATGGTACTTATTTGAACCAAAAAAGCTGGTACAAAAAAACCGGACGCTATCCAGCCATTCCCACGGTATGGAAACTGAATGACAGCATCGCCAACTCTTTCCAGGTGCAAGTAAACAGATCGGGCTATAACGCGCGCTGGCCAAATATCACCGCCAAGGTCAACGAATTTAATAGCGTTTTCCCACAGGAATATACGGGGGACATTTACGCTGGACGCCAGGAAAATACCTGGGTGACTTACAACCCCTATAAAACCAATCGAACTGCCAGCGGCACCATTCCCTTCAAATACAATACCTGTGATGCCATGAGTGTGACTTACTCACAATTCACAACCGGTGTTGTGAAGGAATATACCAATAGACTGGACTTCTACCTGACCAACTACGACATTGACAATACGGCGCTTAAAACCAATGTGATTCGGATTACCGGGGCATCGTCACAGCCGACCTTTACCTTCAGGGATCGGGGCGAACACCAGGCCAGCAATGTC from Cellvibrio japonicus Ueda107 includes:
- a CDS encoding glycoside hydrolase family 98 domain-containing protein, with the protein product MPNALALMRNLRRNLRLATAATGVSIALATFAPQSMAACQYQVSSEWGSGFVASIRITNDTNTTVNNWNVNWTYNGSSRVSSSWNANVSGSNPYSATGVSWNASIAPGQTVEFGIQGTGAAEIPALTGSLCSPSNSSTSLSSSSSSSSAANNATTILIQENATGFCRADGTIDNDHSGYTGPGFANTPNTAGASIEWSVNIITAGTYRLEWRFANGGANARPGSILLNGNAVGTASFDPSGGWATWTTAGANITLTAGVHRIRLQATTGEGLANIDSLALTGANASAANCASVSSSSVSSNSSSSSSATGVTMRRPLSPSQPMFMVHIDTWNSADPQKIIDLIPADIRPYVVMVISMSIYHEGANGNQCRWLQVENGIETARSWIKTAAENNIWAMVQPSSGGFTHFPDYGPNADLESTIYGELFRDYPNFLGINYAEQFWGFDEDCSPSPQQRWEHWANLLKLSNKYGGYLAVSFTGGFWGASINPMAMAKRNSTFESALKSYSNHFIIQEKFTMPYGFHDIESVSLGMYLSGFAGHYGIRTDRTGWQNVDGSDKYPVAAGSPHLIEHLTFTGQTVFDGPELIWLDTIRGLSNGSTSDGYTTRRWELFPQFKNIQLDIYRKILDGSLRILDRKEVIDRTKVVIVNDMNTGDDRVRYASPETLFTGLYLLDDDGTYLNQKSWYKKTGRYPAIPTVWKLNDSIANSFQVQVNRSGYNARWPNITAKVNEFNSVFPQEYTGDIYAGRQENTWVTYNPYKTNRTASGTIPFKYNTCDAMSVTYSQFTTGVVKEYTNRLDFYLTNYDIDNTALKTNVIRITGASSQPTFTFRDRGEHQASNVTSNWTNGVLTLNVNHNGPLEITVNCSGSASGRLTSYKTATLQPPAAPPLYTGARQYEAEHFDFRSIGGQVTNGINGAIRNYQGLGYLNFGTSASASVRDHVSVSSAGTYQLRTRYSLTGANISSIDVYVNGARVATPVFTQTSSTSNWAINQQTINLNAGSNTIEFRATAARSSIIYFDNIVITR
- a CDS encoding helix-turn-helix domain-containing protein — its product is MPQNDSAIPWRAVISTDIDHGGSSTLRARDSSYNIEYDFFLTDNTKYPFTSFALRFVQQEQDSQQYVDLSAYTRAKFYITCNPANILSFTIYSFDEAISREADLSSLRILSTYFACTPQQDAIEIQLGQLETPEWWLALNTNLANRNYSLKKTSSITFGNSTQSPLGTSSHVLISNLVLEGRNWTPILIGIIGVSIIWGIFAWWVIKEYTGALMKHVQERIAKDTPFVAYQQLSIEPHKDKERNALLKFMVTEYPNPDLGMDLAIKQLGINRSKINDILKSEVGLTFNTYLNKLRLTEAARLLSNNANINVAEVAYSVGYNNVSYFNRLFKSEYRCTPKVFRSLTVNKDIVSE